The Alphaproteobacteria bacterium genome segment CTGGGGGCCGCGCACCGCCAGCCTACAGCCGCGATCCGCGCGCTTGGCGATGAAATCGAAAAGACTCTCTCCCGCCTCCTTGCTGAGAAATCGGGGTCTCGGCGGATTCGCCGGCGGGAAAAATTTCTAGCGATGGGACAGGCGTGAGAGCGCGTTCAGGCTAGTTCAGCCGACCATGGCATTGTTTGAATTTCTTCCCTGATCCGCAGGGACAGATTTCGTTTCTGCCAACCTTGCCCCAGGTCGATGGGTCTGTCGGGTTGCGCCCGGCCTGGGATCGCGCGCTGCGGGTTGGGCCGGTGCCAGGGCTTTCCGATGCCATTTCGTTATTGCCGGTTGCCGGGTCGGTATGGATTTCTTGGGTTTCCTGGGCGGGCCGAGCGGCGGCGATTTGGGCGGCCGCGGGCGTGTCCATCTGAAGTTCGACATGCGAAAGGTAGGTCGCGAGATTGACCCGGAGCGACGCAAGCATCGATTCGAACATGTTGAATGCTTCGCTTTTGTATTCGTTCAACGGATCGCGCTGGCCGTAGGCACGTAACCCAATGCCCTGCCGGAGGTGGTCCAGACCGAGCAAATGATCCTTCCAGTGCTGATCGAGGACCTGCAGCATCAAGCTCTTTTCGACCACGCGCCAAACATCGGCACCGTAGCGAGTAGCCTTCTCCGCAAATCTTTTGCTCACGGCATCCTTAACGCGATGTCGGATTTCCTCGTCGGCAATTCCCTCTTCCGAAGCCCATTCGTCGATCGGGAGATCGACGGCGAAGATGCGTTTGACTTCTAGATTCAACTCCGAGGTTGCCCACTGCTCAGCGTAAGCGCGCTCGGGGATATGCGTCGCGACGAGGTCTTCGATGACTTGGTCGCGCATGTCTTTGAAGGTTTCCGAGACATCCTTGGCCTTCATCAAATCGATCCGCTGGTCGTAAATGACCTTGCGTTGATCATTCATGACGTCGTCGAACTTCAGGAGATTTTTTCGGATATCGAAGTTGCGTGCTTCGACCTTTTGCTGCGCCTTCTCGAGAGCCTTGTTGATCCAAGGATGAACGATCGCTTCGCCGTCCTTCAGACCAAGGCGTCGCAGCATCCCATCCATTCTCTCGGATCCGAAAATCCGCATAAGGTCGTCTTCGAGAGATAGGAAGAATTTCGATTGACCTGGGTCGCCCTGACGTCCCGAGCGGCCACGGAGTTGGTTGTCGATGCGACGGCTTTCGTGACGCTCGGTGCCGACAACGTATAGACCGCCGGCGGCCATGACGGCCTGCTTTTCTTGTTCGATCTCCGCCGTGATTCGCTCGCCCGTAGCAGCCTGGTCGGTTTCGGGCGCTTTGGCGTCGACTTCGTCGGCTAGACGCATCTCCAGATTGCCGCCGAGCTTAATGTCGGTGCCGCGGCCGGCCATATTAGTCGCGATGGTTACAGCGCCGAGCCGGCCTGCCTGAGCAATGATGTGCGCTTCCTGTTCGTGATAACGCGCATTCAGGACGCGATGGGGAATCCCTTTTTTCTTGAGCGCCGCCGCGAGGTCCTCGGACTTCTCAATCGAAACGGTGCCGACGAGGCAGGGTTGCCCGCGCTGCTGACACTCCCCCACCAACTCGATGATGGCGTTCATTTTCTCGGTCGCGTTGCGGTATACCTCGTCGTCTTCGTCCTTCCTCACCATCGGCTGATGGGTCGGCACCGCCACTACTTCGAGCTTGTAGATGTCGTGGAACTCTTCGGCTTCTGTCGCCGCCGTTCCGGTCATCCCGGAAAGTTTGGGATACATCCGGAAGTAATTCTGGAAGGTGATCGAGGCGAGCGTTTGGTTTTCCTGTTGAATAGAAACGCGCTCCTTGGCCTCGAGCGCTTGGTGCAGACCTTCGGAATAGCGGCGACCTTCAAGCGCCCGACCGGTGAACTCATCGATAATGATGACGCGGTCGTCTTTGACGATGTAGTCGCGGTCTTTCAAGAATAGGCGGTGTGCGCGTAGGCCTTGATTGGCGTGATGCACAACCGTCACGTTCTCAATATCGTAGAGCGTTTCACCCTTTAGGAGGCCTGCCTCGCGCAGGAGTTCCTCCATATGCTCAACCCCGGTCTCCGACAACACCACCGTCCGGCTTTTCTCATCGAGCTCGTAATCTTCGGCGACCAACTTCGGAATGAGGTCGTCCAGCTGCAGGTACAGGTCGGAGCTGCTTTCGGCTGGCCCCGAGATGATCAATGGCGTCCGGGCCTCGTCGACCAAAATCGAATCGACTTCGTCGACGATGGCGAAGTTAAACGGGCGTTGCACCATCGAGGCCAGTTCGAACTTCATGTTGTCGCGGAGGTAGTCGAACCCGAATTCGTTGTTGGTGCCATAGGTTAGGTCGGCTTTGTACTGCTCGCGCCGCTCGTCGTCGCTCAGCCCATGAACGATGACGCCCACAGTCAGGCCCAAGAATCCGTAGACCTGGCCCATCCATTCGGCATCCCGCCTAGCGAGATAGTCGTTGACTGTCACAACATGCACACCCTTTCCGGCCAGCGCGTTGAGATAGACGGGTAGCGTCGATACCAGGGTCTTGCCTTCGCCGGTGCGCATTTCCGCAATCTTGCCCTGATGGAGGACCATGCCGCCGATCAACTGCACGTCGTAGTGACGTTCTCCGAGGGTTCGCTTGGCCGCTTCGCGGACCGTCGCAAAGGCTTCGGGGAGCAGGCTGCCGAGCGTTTCGCCGTTGGCGATTCGTTGGCGAAATTCGCCGGTTCGGGCGGCAAGTTGGGCATCGGACAAAGAAGAAATCGAGTCTTCAAGACCGTTAATGTGATCGACAACGGTTCGGAGTTCGCGAACGACGCGATCGTTTGCCGTGCCAAATAGGCGTCTGGCAATCCCGCCGATCATCTAGAATCCTCACTATTGCTGTAGGTGCAGGGCAGGCGCGAAGGGCGCATTGGCACGAGAAATAAGGACCGCCAATCCGTCTGTCAACGGAGGCAGCGACATCGTGACCGGCGCATTTCGGTCAATCGGACGTGAGGGGCCGTGCCAAAAAAATGCCGAGTATTGGCTGGGCTCCATGTTACAACCGCGTTTGCCGCTCCTGTGTCATTCGCCCAAGAAGGGACTTGCCGATGCTTTCCAACGTTGCCCGGTTATCCGGCGCACTTGCCGTGACTGTCATTTTTGGGCTGGGCTCATTTGCTGTGGCGCAGGAAAGCCCGCAGGATCCAGTCCGTGCAACCGTTGCCGGCGAGGAAATTCGTCAATCGGATGTCGACGCTTTCATCGCTCAATTGCCCGAACAGGTCCAGTCCGCGCCGCGCGAACAGATCGACCCCTTGGTCGTCAACGAGCTAGTCAATACCCGATTGGTGGTTGCCCTCGCGCGGTCGGCAGGTACCGAACAGGACGCAGAGTACAAGCGCCAAGCCGAAATCGCTGTCCTGCGTATCCTGCAAAACGTCTATTTGAGCCGCCAGATCGAAAGCGGATTGACGGAAGATCGGTTGAAGAAGCTCTATGACGAGTTCGTCGCGGATAACCCGCCGACTGAGCAAATCCGGGCCAGCCATATTCTTGTGGAAACGAAAGAAGCTGCCCAGGCGATCGCAACCGAGGTCCGCGGCGGCGCCGATTTCGCCGAAGTCGCGCGGCGGGAATCTACAGGTCCGTCCGCGAGTGCGGGGGGGGATCTCGGCTATTTTGAGGAAGGACAGATGGTCCCGACCTTTTCGGAAGTTGCTTTTGCTTTGGAGGTCGACGAGGTTTCGGAGCCGGTTCAGACCCAGTTCGGTTGGCATGTCATCAAGCTGACGGACCGTCGTCAGGCGCCCCCTCCGGCGCTCGACGAGGTGCGCGACGAGCTAACCCAGCAACTGACGAATGTGATCGTGCAAGAGGTGCTGACCGAGGCGCGCAAGGGTGTCACCGTCGTTCTGTATGACGCTAAGGGGAATCGTATCGAGAACTAGCCCCATTGCCGGGGCGGCGTTGTCCCGGCATTCTAGCGCGATATGGCACGACAACTGACGAAATCGCCGCTTGCGCCGGATACCTTTCCGGACCTTCCCCCGGTTCCGGGGGTCCGTCTGTCAACGGTTACCGCGGGCATTAAATACGATCGGGCCGATGTGTTGCTGGTCGAAATGCAGGAGGGGACGACGGCTGCGGGCGTCCTGACACGATCTCGCACGGCGTCCGCGCCGGTTTTGTGGTGCCGCGATATCCTGCGGTCGGGGACCGCCCGCGGCCTCTTGGTCAATGCCGGGAACTCCAATGCGTTCACCGGCTACGAAGGTATTCGCGCGGTCGCCGCGACAACCGCTGCCGTGGCGCGGACCCTCGGCTGTAGGGCCGATCAGGTTTTTGTCAGTTCGACCGGCGTCATTGGCGAAAAACTGCCAACGGACAAGATCC includes the following:
- a CDS encoding peptidylprolyl isomerase, yielding MLSNVARLSGALAVTVIFGLGSFAVAQESPQDPVRATVAGEEIRQSDVDAFIAQLPEQVQSAPREQIDPLVVNELVNTRLVVALARSAGTEQDAEYKRQAEIAVLRILQNVYLSRQIESGLTEDRLKKLYDEFVADNPPTEQIRASHILVETKEAAQAIATEVRGGADFAEVARRESTGPSASAGGDLGYFEEGQMVPTFSEVAFALEVDEVSEPVQTQFGWHVIKLTDRRQAPPPALDEVRDELTQQLTNVIVQEVLTEARKGVTVVLYDAKGNRIEN
- the secA gene encoding preprotein translocase subunit SecA: MIGGIARRLFGTANDRVVRELRTVVDHINGLEDSISSLSDAQLAARTGEFRQRIANGETLGSLLPEAFATVREAAKRTLGERHYDVQLIGGMVLHQGKIAEMRTGEGKTLVSTLPVYLNALAGKGVHVVTVNDYLARRDAEWMGQVYGFLGLTVGVIVHGLSDDERREQYKADLTYGTNNEFGFDYLRDNMKFELASMVQRPFNFAIVDEVDSILVDEARTPLIISGPAESSSDLYLQLDDLIPKLVAEDYELDEKSRTVVLSETGVEHMEELLREAGLLKGETLYDIENVTVVHHANQGLRAHRLFLKDRDYIVKDDRVIIIDEFTGRALEGRRYSEGLHQALEAKERVSIQQENQTLASITFQNYFRMYPKLSGMTGTAATEAEEFHDIYKLEVVAVPTHQPMVRKDEDDEVYRNATEKMNAIIELVGECQQRGQPCLVGTVSIEKSEDLAAALKKKGIPHRVLNARYHEQEAHIIAQAGRLGAVTIATNMAGRGTDIKLGGNLEMRLADEVDAKAPETDQAATGERITAEIEQEKQAVMAAGGLYVVGTERHESRRIDNQLRGRSGRQGDPGQSKFFLSLEDDLMRIFGSERMDGMLRRLGLKDGEAIVHPWINKALEKAQQKVEARNFDIRKNLLKFDDVMNDQRKVIYDQRIDLMKAKDVSETFKDMRDQVIEDLVATHIPERAYAEQWATSELNLEVKRIFAVDLPIDEWASEEGIADEEIRHRVKDAVSKRFAEKATRYGADVWRVVEKSLMLQVLDQHWKDHLLGLDHLRQGIGLRAYGQRDPLNEYKSEAFNMFESMLASLRVNLATYLSHVELQMDTPAAAQIAAARPAQETQEIHTDPATGNNEMASESPGTGPTRSARSQAGRNPTDPSTWGKVGRNEICPCGSGKKFKQCHGRLN